A window from Pseudooceanicola algae encodes these proteins:
- a CDS encoding FAD-dependent oxidoreductase — MKKPILFAIAVAVVLSLLLVLRGQSLDLDSLRTALDQLESWQEAHRWTLVLLFFVIYVAVAALSLPLAVWLTLAGGALFGFWQGLLIVSFASALGATLAFLAARYLLRDWVRKRLGSRAEAIDKGMRRDGPFYLFSLRLIPIIPFFAVNLLMGLTPIRALTFYLVSQVGMLAGTAVYVNAGTQLARLDSLSGIVSPPLLLSFALLGIFPWIANWLLTMFKRRKVYASWSRPETFDRNLIVIGGGAAGLVSAYIAAATKAKVTLVEAHKMGGDCLNYGCVPSKALIKSAKQAHHMRHADHFGLEAVAPRIPFARVMARVHQVIADIAPHDSIERYTDLGVEVLQGYARLLDPWTVEITLNDGTTQRLTTRAIIIATGAQPFVPPLPGIEDVGYLTSDTLWDRLKNRDEAPGRMVVLGGGPIGTELAQSFARLGSQVTQVEMSPRLMMKEDADVSAIVQTALEADGVNVLTGHKALSCGVTDGEKWIEVEEEGGETRKIFFDELIAAVGRAPRLKGFGLEDLGIRIDRVVETNEYLETLYPNILAAGDVAGPFQFTHTAGHQAWFAAVNALFGNVKRFKADYRVIPWATFSDPEVARVGLSESEAREKGIPVEVTRYGIDDLDRAIADGAARGFVKVLTPPGKDRILGVTIVGEHAGDLIAEFVLAMKHGLGLNKILGTIHIYPTMAEANKFAAGEWRRAHVNPRALAIVQRYHAWRRG; from the coding sequence TTGAAGAAACCGATCCTGTTTGCCATCGCTGTCGCGGTGGTCCTGAGCCTTCTCCTGGTGCTCCGTGGGCAATCCCTGGATCTTGACAGCCTGCGGACCGCGCTGGATCAGCTTGAAAGCTGGCAAGAGGCGCACCGCTGGACCCTTGTCCTGCTGTTCTTCGTCATTTACGTCGCGGTGGCCGCGCTGTCCCTGCCCCTTGCGGTCTGGCTGACCCTTGCCGGCGGGGCGTTGTTCGGGTTCTGGCAAGGTCTGCTGATCGTGTCCTTTGCCTCGGCCCTCGGCGCGACCCTGGCCTTTCTGGCAGCGCGCTACCTGCTGCGGGACTGGGTGCGCAAACGGTTGGGCAGCCGCGCCGAAGCCATCGACAAGGGGATGCGCCGGGACGGTCCCTTCTATCTGTTCTCGCTCCGCCTGATCCCGATCATCCCGTTCTTTGCGGTCAACCTGCTGATGGGCCTGACCCCCATCCGCGCACTCACCTTCTATCTGGTCAGCCAGGTCGGTATGCTTGCGGGAACGGCCGTCTACGTCAACGCCGGCACCCAGCTGGCGCGGCTCGACAGCCTTTCCGGCATCGTCTCGCCACCGCTGCTTTTGTCCTTCGCGCTTCTGGGAATCTTTCCCTGGATCGCCAACTGGCTGCTCACCATGTTCAAGCGCCGCAAGGTCTATGCCAGCTGGTCGCGCCCCGAAACCTTCGACCGCAACCTGATCGTGATCGGCGGCGGTGCCGCAGGTCTGGTCTCGGCCTATATCGCCGCCGCGACGAAGGCCAAGGTGACCCTGGTCGAAGCCCACAAGATGGGCGGCGATTGCCTGAATTACGGCTGCGTGCCCTCCAAGGCGCTGATCAAGAGCGCGAAACAGGCCCATCACATGCGCCACGCCGATCATTTCGGACTTGAAGCCGTGGCCCCCCGGATCCCCTTCGCCCGCGTCATGGCAAGGGTGCATCAGGTCATCGCCGACATCGCCCCGCACGACAGCATCGAACGCTACACCGACCTCGGCGTCGAAGTGCTGCAGGGCTACGCCCGGCTGCTTGATCCCTGGACCGTCGAAATCACCCTGAATGACGGCACCACGCAACGCCTGACAACCCGCGCGATCATTATCGCGACCGGCGCGCAGCCCTTCGTGCCGCCGCTGCCGGGGATCGAGGACGTTGGCTACCTGACCTCGGACACACTCTGGGATCGCCTGAAGAACCGGGACGAGGCGCCCGGACGGATGGTGGTTCTGGGTGGCGGGCCGATCGGCACCGAACTGGCGCAAAGCTTTGCCCGGCTGGGGTCGCAGGTGACCCAGGTCGAGATGTCCCCCCGGCTGATGATGAAGGAAGACGCCGATGTCTCCGCCATTGTCCAAACCGCGCTGGAAGCGGACGGCGTCAATGTGCTCACCGGACACAAGGCTCTGTCCTGCGGCGTGACCGACGGTGAAAAATGGATCGAGGTCGAAGAGGAGGGCGGCGAGACCCGCAAGATCTTCTTTGACGAGCTGATCGCTGCTGTCGGCCGCGCGCCCCGCCTGAAGGGGTTCGGACTGGAAGACCTCGGGATCAGGATCGACCGGGTTGTCGAGACCAACGAATATCTCGAGACGCTCTATCCCAACATCCTTGCGGCGGGCGATGTGGCCGGTCCCTTCCAGTTCACCCATACCGCCGGGCACCAGGCATGGTTTGCCGCCGTCAACGCCCTGTTCGGAAACGTGAAACGGTTCAAGGCCGACTACCGCGTCATTCCCTGGGCCACCTTCAGCGACCCCGAGGTGGCGCGCGTCGGCCTGTCCGAAAGCGAAGCCCGCGAAAAGGGCATTCCGGTCGAGGTCACGCGCTATGGCATCGACGATCTTGACCGCGCGATTGCGGATGGCGCTGCCCGTGGCTTCGTCAAGGTGCTGACACCACCGGGCAAGGATCGCATCCTTGGCGTGACCATCGTCGGTGAACACGCGGGCGACCTGATCGCCGAATTCGTGCTGGCCATGAAACACGGGTTGGGCCTGAACAAGATCCTCGGGACGATCCACATCTACCCGACCATGGCAGAGGCGAACAAGTTTGCCGCCGGTGAATGGCGCCGCGCCCATGTG